From a region of the Opitutales bacterium genome:
- a CDS encoding alpha/beta hydrolase gives MRSDPPINLPEPCDVWPKGYTPYDSVEDGILPRMTMYLPSAEHRTGQSMLVLPGGGYSMVSTPKEGHRPAQFLAVHGIAAAVLEYRHAPQEYPVPLLDAQRALRLLRKWAGDQDGLATDQVGVMGFSAGGHLAGMTATQASHPEGVIGDDLDSVSCTPNFFAIIYSVVSMALASHYMNAVCRKNLLGPEPDEELAERVSIEKAVTADTPRCFIAHEQFDPAVSIENSIQLYRALTEAGVSSTLHAYPGSTHGSGLGANLPWGRDLLEWLAAL, from the coding sequence ATGCGATCTGATCCTCCTATAAACCTTCCAGAGCCCTGCGATGTTTGGCCGAAAGGATACACGCCCTACGATTCAGTAGAAGACGGCATCCTTCCTCGGATGACCATGTATCTCCCCAGCGCCGAGCATCGGACCGGACAGAGTATGCTCGTTTTGCCCGGTGGGGGTTACAGCATGGTTTCTACACCCAAAGAAGGCCACCGCCCAGCTCAATTTCTTGCCGTTCACGGAATCGCCGCCGCGGTCCTGGAGTATCGACATGCACCCCAGGAATATCCCGTACCACTTCTCGATGCTCAACGTGCTCTACGTCTCTTACGTAAGTGGGCTGGCGATCAAGATGGGCTGGCAACCGATCAAGTCGGAGTAATGGGTTTTTCAGCCGGCGGGCACCTAGCGGGTATGACAGCGACTCAAGCCTCCCATCCCGAGGGAGTCATTGGGGACGATCTTGATAGTGTATCCTGCACTCCGAATTTCTTCGCAATAATTTATTCGGTGGTAAGCATGGCGCTGGCGTCTCATTACATGAATGCCGTTTGCCGCAAAAACTTACTCGGCCCAGAACCAGATGAAGAATTAGCAGAGCGCGTGTCTATCGAGAAGGCAGTTACAGCCGACACTCCACGATGCTTCATCGCCCACGAGCAATTCGACCCCGCAGTTTCCATCGAAAACTCCATCCAGCTCTACCGCGCCCTGACCGAAGCGGGGGTCTCCTCAACTCTCCATGCTTACCCAGGCTCAACACATGGCAGCGGACTCGGTGCAAACCTGCCCTGGGGCCGTGACCTGCTTGAGTGGCTGGCGGCGCTTTAA
- a CDS encoding 5'-methylthioadenosine/S-adenosylhomocysteine nucleosidase: MQTLRISLLLIGFLVLQLLSHGQPIIVFGAVPQEIPPVIEKLEDAKSGELSGIQYTRGTLAGKDVIVTATGVGKSYTAMVVAMFLNEFKPSMAFMTGTGARINANNIRTADIIIPSHVFLHDYGSLSDDGIFIAGLQPPGVKNKAPLKPNNFVITPMMHAKALALVETYEPHQVTVDGKTYPVTIASGKVASGDFFGVPDSQIEQLRSLETDIMEMESATFSLVCEQFEVPHLVVRSGSNRAQSKPSDDYLKYGPIAAKSAGTLTAWLIANWN, encoded by the coding sequence ATGCAGACGCTTCGTATTTCACTTCTTTTAATAGGGTTTCTGGTGCTTCAATTATTGTCGCACGGCCAACCGATCATCGTTTTTGGAGCTGTTCCCCAAGAAATTCCTCCAGTCATTGAAAAACTGGAAGACGCGAAATCGGGCGAGCTTTCAGGCATTCAATATACACGGGGCACTTTGGCCGGCAAAGACGTGATCGTAACTGCGACGGGTGTCGGTAAGAGCTACACCGCAATGGTGGTGGCTATGTTCTTGAATGAATTTAAGCCATCGATGGCCTTCATGACAGGCACGGGAGCACGCATCAACGCCAACAATATCCGCACAGCAGACATCATTATCCCGAGCCATGTCTTCCTCCACGACTACGGTAGCTTGAGCGATGACGGCATCTTCATTGCAGGCTTACAACCACCAGGCGTCAAAAATAAAGCTCCGCTTAAACCGAACAATTTTGTCATTACACCCATGATGCATGCTAAGGCTCTAGCTCTGGTTGAGACCTATGAGCCACACCAGGTAACCGTGGACGGTAAAACCTACCCCGTTACTATCGCGTCGGGTAAAGTTGCCTCTGGAGACTTCTTCGGTGTACCCGATAGCCAAATCGAGCAGCTCCGTTCCCTAGAAACCGATATCATGGAAATGGAGTCGGCTACCTTTTCTCTGGTCTGCGAACAGTTTGAGGTACCTCACTTAGTCGTCCGCTCTGGGAGCAACCGGGCCCAATCTAAACCCAGCGACGACTATCTCAAATACGGCCCCATCGCGGCGAAGTCCGCCGGCACACTGACAGCATGGCTAATCGCTAATTGGAATTAG